The genomic stretch AAAGAATACTCCAAGTCGCTTCGGCGCCCGCGCGCATTCGCCATGGCCGACGAGGAAcagcccaagaagaagagcttCTGGGGGCTCTTACGGGCGAAGAGCACTGCCAGTAAAATATCCAAATTTGTATGCTTCTTCACATCTCTCGACAGACCGATGTGTGTACTAACATGATTTGAATAAGCTGGAGAAAGACCCACAACGAAGGGCAAGCACTGGGGAAGTGTACCGCCAGCGGAGGCAATCAGAGCCCGTCATCTCAGAGTTGAGGCCATCTGCCTCACGTCGGAGACCAAGGCGGACCAACCCGGATGCAACCAAGGGGAAAGGCCGGGAGGATACGTACGGCCCTTCCCACGATGCCGGGCCCCTGACGGAATGGCCGCCCTCTGGCATGTCTAGCACCGAAGAGCTGACGCTGGGTCCGGCAATGCAGCTCATCTCGAGAGGAGTCCCCGCTTTCAAGGGACACAAACGCCCAATACCGCATGTCTCGGATCACTACTATGCCATGTTCGCAACAGTAGCAGGAAACCGTGGCGAAGAGACGGACGCTGCTAACCATCATGACTCCATGACACAGCTCATGACCCTGTGCCTTTTGGGTTCAGGCCCGGCAACGTACCCGTGGGAAACGCTTGAACAACCCAGTTATTCATTCTGCTTTGGAAGACGCCCAGGGACCATCACTCTCAACCATTGGGCATCACTCGCGAGTGTCCTCCCAACAACTATCCCGTTGCGCGACTCAGGCATTGAGCCACGAGAGGTTGACCTCGAGACCATCTTTGCACGCATCAGAGATTTGGAAAGGGGActggaggacgatgatgaggacctGATGTACAAAAACCTTTACCGGAGGCTACTCAGAGACCCAGACAAGCACAGAAGCCCACACAAGACACTGGACACGCAAATTATGGACTTGTTCATGGTGCTCTCACGACCTGATTGGATAGATTTTACCAATCTAAAAAATCAGGTGGCGACCAAGTTCATCTTCGACACCAGTGCTGCCAACGCTGAGCAATATCGAAAGTTcttccaccagctcctcctgaGCATTGAGTTAGATCTTCGAATCAATTCCAGACACCACATGACCGATGCCAGAGAGAGGTTACTAGCCCAAATACCACCAACGATACAATGGAGCCTCGCCCTTGCTCGACGATGGCGCGAGAACGTCCGCGTAGAGGCCTACGGTCCAACACCTGACGATATCCGCCTCCGCTTCAAACTCAAACGTCGTCAAGTCAAGATGCTCAAGCGTTTCGCCCAAATGATGAAGTGGCCCAATCTTTCCGAAACCCTGCGTGAGCTTAAACAACGAGATGAAGACTGCGTCCTCGATCTTGTCAGCTCCCACGCCATGGCCTTCTTCAGCGGGCTTGTCCTCCCGGGCCCTACTTTCCCTTTTCTTATAATGAATTCCCTGCTTGACATTGATCCAGACAGAGCCACTGACGATCTGGCTCTACTGACTCACATTCACCCCAGCTGTGGCTTCCAGTACCGTAACAGTTATACTTACTGGACCGCCACTTCCATCGTAGGCAAAGTACTCGCACCTACCTGCCGCTCATTAGGAGGCTGGGTCGGGCCGGCTCGTCCAACTGGCGATCTTGCCCGCTCTCAAATAGCACGTATTCGATCCCGACGACCCCCTAACAAGGTAACGCCGGAGGATATCCGGTCTATGTCTGAGCGGTCTGATCCCCTCGGCCCCCCAACACAAGTCTTCCCAGTCAGCGAATATGCCCTGGTAGCCCCCGACCGCGACGAAGACGGCTACCTTGCCGATCTAGTCCGCATCGAACTCCTCAACCTCCGTCCTGTCGGACCAAACAATAACACCCGCCCCAACACTCCTCGATCAACCAATACCAAGTCCGACACCTCCAGCCCACCAAAGTGGTACGACGCCAGCATCCAGTTCGCCATCGATGGTGTTTCCTGGCCTTTACGACTCACCTTTGACGTGAGCTTCATCAGCGCCTGGCCTTGTACTGACGGTCCTCATCCATTGTTCTTCGACTATGTATACACACCAGTCAAAGCGGATGAGTTAGTCAAAGTGCGAGACTGGCCTGGGGTGTTTGGAACCGGGGCAGGAACTCACAGTCATGGGCAGAACGAGAGAAACGCGAGGAGCTTATCGCCCACGACTCATGGACAGGGGGCAAGTGGCGGACATAACAATCAAGGGAGAACGGGGGTGTCAAGTCCGAGTACTTTGAGtggcggggatgatgagaaggtgctggtggtggaggcatTTGGGGTGTCGGATAATGAGGTTCTGGCTAGGGCTTGGTGCGCGCATTGGGGATTGAGTGCGGTTGTGGCGGATTTGGGGAAGACCTGGTATGTT from Podospora pseudopauciseta strain CBS 411.78 chromosome 3, whole genome shotgun sequence encodes the following:
- a CDS encoding hypothetical protein (EggNog:ENOG503NXXA), producing the protein MADEEQPKKKSFWGLLRAKSTASKISKFLEKDPQRRASTGEVYRQRRQSEPVISELRPSASRRRPRRTNPDATKGKGREDTYGPSHDAGPLTEWPPSGMSSTEELTLGPAMQLISRGVPAFKGHKRPIPHVSDHYYAMFATVAGNRGEETDAANHHDSMTQLMTLCLLGSGPATYPWETLEQPSYSFCFGRRPGTITLNHWASLASVLPTTIPLRDSGIEPREVDLETIFARIRDLERGLEDDDEDLMYKNLYRRLLRDPDKHRSPHKTLDTQIMDLFMVLSRPDWIDFTNLKNQVATKFIFDTSAANAEQYRKFFHQLLLSIELDLRINSRHHMTDARERLLAQIPPTIQWSLALARRWRENVRVEAYGPTPDDIRLRFKLKRRQVKMLKRFAQMMKWPNLSETLRELKQRDEDCVLDLVSSHAMAFFSGLVLPGPTFPFLIMNSLLDIDPDRATDDLALLTHIHPSCGFQYRNSYTYWTATSIVGKVLAPTCRSLGGWVGPARPTGDLARSQIARIRSRRPPNKVTPEDIRSMSERSDPLGPPTQVFPVSEYALVAPDRDEDGYLADLVRIELLNLRPVGPNNNTRPNTPRSTNTKSDTSSPPKWYDASIQFAIDGVSWPLRLTFDVSFISAWPCTDGPHPLFFDYVYTPVKADELVKVRDWPGVFGTGAGTHSHGQNERNARSLSPTTHGQGASGGHNNQGRTGVSSPSTLSGGDDEKVLVVEAFGVSDNEVLARAWCAHWGLSAVVADLGKTCMACAIREAYAATVTVVILVDDDQDNRRDD